The Buteo buteo chromosome Z, bButBut1.hap1.1, whole genome shotgun sequence region gtggggctcagccggcacccCTGAGCCACTGAGCAACAAGGTGCTGGGCACGGGGCTGAGCAGAtagaggctcggcagcggcccGCACCCCCTCAGCATCATCCTCCCCTCCTCCAGAGCACACCTCCCGCATGCTCCAGACCAGCCCCATCCCGTAGAGATGTCACTGCCGCCACCTTCGAGGGAAACCACTATCCACACACTATGGTACTGAGTTAACATTTACACCCTAGCGCTGCCACGGTACGGCTTTGCTTCTGCCTTCAGCTTCCTGAACCAAACAGGGGCTCCCTCCCCGTGAGATGTCCTGCACGCGGTGGGAATGCAGATCCTACAGGATCTACTCCCAGGTGGGCAGGAAACCTCCAGCTACTAAAGAAAGGGCTACAGGACCGAATTAGCCTGCTTCACAGCAGTCTTTTACTCCTGCACCCAGCCTCAATCTAAGCAGCTCCCTACTCCCTCCTAgacccccatccccctgcacggcagctgctgggagctcACTGGGGAGCACCACAGCCCTTCGTGCAGGACCCATGCACCCCGGCCAGCCCCTTCTCTGCCCCGGAGCGCGAGGGGCATAACCCACCTCTGGAACCACTAATGCCCCCgctcccacagccctggggcCAGAGAGGGTCCTCGGCACAGCAGGCCAGCCCTGGGCAACACTGAAACGgagccagcccagggctggcggCAGAGCGGGGGCAACCACTAGAAGATGTGCCCAGAGGAGGCCCCCATCCCATCTgcaggggagcggggcagggagCCTGCTAGGGTTCAGGGAGCTGAAACAATCCGCATGTGCCAGGGTGGACCCAGCCGCCCTGGCAGCCCGCCCCAGCTGGTGCCATGCCTGTGTTGTGCAGAGCCTTGTGTAGATGTTTCTGTTCTTGCAATAAAGATATAAGACAAAGAGGAGGTCTCCAGCCTGTGACTGTTGTGCAAGGTGGGCTGTGTCCACCACTGGGAACAGTATAGGAATAAGGCTATTGGGAAGGCCAAGTTTTCTACATTCAGACATTTATTAGACTTCAATGCAAAGAGGATAACTCTTTGAAAGGTTTGGTAGAAATGGGGAGCTGACTGTTGAGCAGGGAGACCTCCATCCCAGCTCCTGAGCGCACAGCACGCATTCCCTCCAGCTCCCCAAGGATCCCAAGACCAGCAGGATGCCTTTGCGCCCAGGAGTGCAGGCAGGGAACACCCCAGGTGCTCAGGGCTTCTAGGTTTCAGATCATCACTATTGTGCTGCCACAGCACGTGGCTGCATCCAGGACACCAGCATGTGCCGGCAGCGCAGAGCCGGCCTGCCAGGACCTGCCTCCTCTGGGTGAGGGTAGCAggggagctgggctgtggaCATGAGACAACTCTCACAAGAGGCAGGACGTGTGCCAGGGCAGGAGAGCAAGCTCCCAAACAGCCCAGGTGGCCAGTGTGCATCACCTGGACACCAGACATCTGCTTGCGGGGTCTCTCTGTAGGGGGGATGGCCTTCACTGAAGGCTGGTATGGGGCTTCACTGGAAGAGCTCCCCTCTCCTGTCCCTGGGCTGGGCCTTTCCCTCTTGGAAGCCGCTCATGGGGCAAAGGCACATCAGGCTATTCCCTGGgaggaagatttctttttgttgagTTCTGGGACTGACCCCTTCACCCAGGCAGGAAGAGTCCAGCTCccagccaagggctgcagcaCGGGACACTGCAGCAAGCACAGTGCTCCTCCACCTGCAGGTGTAACAGACTTGCCCGGTGCCCACCTGGGCATTGCAGATGAACCCAAGGGGACATTGGGATGTGCTCTCTGCAGCACGCCAGTGACAGTCCTGCCCGCCATTCCCAGCAGCGGCACATGCTTGCAGCACCACAGGCCCCCACCAGCTCTCCTCACTTCAGATGGTGATGGAGTTAGTGCTGGAGAACTGAGATACGTAGGAAGCCAGGATGGGATTGGTTGGAAGAACTTTGATGGGCAAGTCCCAGCTGAAAGTGTCTACTTCCATCTGCTCCACCCCAGTCCAGGTGACGGCCTCCGACTGGCTCCCACGAACCAAGCAAGTCCCCGCCGACTCCCCAGAGGTCACAAACTCAAAGTGCAGCCTCCACTTCAGGGACACTGTGGGCAAGAGGGGGGTCAGCAGCCAACACCacaagggacagggacagcAGCTGTCTCAGTGCTGGCTGTCCTGGCAAGGGGAAATGCAAATAAGCTCACTCACGCAGCCCATCTCCCTCCCACAGGACACAACCCTGCTGagcaagggcagggctggggacatcGCAGTCCTCCTGCCGAGACAAGCAGGCGTGTGTCCCTTCCCTGGTAGCCACTAACCGATATTGGTGGTGAATCCTGGGGTAGAGCTGAGCGGGATGGGCAGGCTGAAGCTGCTCTGGGCTGTGTGCAGGCAGGCCTCCTGATGGCGGGCGTGCGTGCTGAAGGAAACGGGCTGCCCCCGCCGACGTTGGTACTCCTCCTGGATGCTCTCCTCCGTCTGCAGGCTCACGGAGAACTGCAGGGCAATCGGCAGGGTGCTCACTCTCACAACCTCACACAGCCCTGGGGCCTCCATTTCCCAAACAAGCTCAGAACTGGAGCCCTTCTGCACCTCATACCCCAAGGGAACCTCAGCTGGGTCCCACTAGAAACCCTCAGTAGAATCCCCACAGCTACCAGTGCCACCCCagtcccttctccctctcccccacctGAGaaccctgcctctccccacagcAATCCTGAAGCCAGCACTGACCTGCAGACACGGGATGTCTCCTTCCGAGAAGTTAAAGGTCCCAATGACGTCCTCTCCGATCTTATACACAGTCTTAAAGATGCAGAACGACCCCACCTTCCCACGAGTGTTGCTGATATTATACAGGTCTGTGGAGTAAgaagagggggggaaagggcTGTGGCAGGACAAGGCTCTGCTCCATACAGTGCTCTGGGTTAATCACAGAGCCCAGCAGACATGACCCCATGCCTGCTGCTTGGGTGTGAAGGACAGTTCCTGCAGGTGACATTCCCTTTGGGAAACACCTGCAGTGAGCAAGACCAAACCACATGCTGGCTACAATACGCTGGGAAGAGGGTCTCTGGCTGAAGTAGGAAGAGCCTGAGACTGGCTGGGAGGAGCCCATGGGAAACTCTGACCCAAGCAGGTCCTGATGGAGCTGCTCCACAGCCCCAGTCAGAGCTTCACTTGCCAGCGAGAGATTTTTGCAGCGAGGCCTGAGCTGTGCTTCACGCCCAGGTTAGGACAGCAGGTTCAAGCAGGGGTTATGACCTACGCAGACTGCGTCGGGAGGTGGCCACCATTAGCAGTTCTGTTGCCAGGTCCGCCAGGCGAGAGTCTTTCTTCaaaccctcctcttcctccaggaaAGGGTTTGAGGGTGCAACGGCCTCATCCTGTGGGAACTGGTAATCTTTGAGCCCTGGGGAGAAGGTGAGAGTGTCAGTGGGGCAGGGCGTAGCCAGGCCTGTGTCTACAGGGAGGGGAGCCTGTGGCCTTACCGTGTAGCACGAGGACACGGAAGGGTACACGGAGGAGCTTGATGGGGGAGTTGACACGCTGGCAGCCGATTGTCAGCTTGTACACGTACTTTACTGACTGTCCACGGAAAGAGGGAGGGCCGTCTATGGGCAGCGTCTCACAGTATGAATCTGCAAGGAGTGCAGAAAAGATTGCTTTCCATGGCCAAAAGAAAGCTCCTGGAGCTGTTGCTCGCAGGCTCCCTGCACCAAGGGTTAGGACCAGCAGTGATGCTGAGCTAGGGACAGTGCCTGGTGCTTTCCACCATCTCCTCTTTCCCACGGCAGGCCAAGCACATCCCCAGCTTCCCTGCACCAGCGCACTGCTCCTCACATCACATGCACCGTCATCCAGACATTGCTTCCAGCACATACAACCACACACAGAAATTCTGCCTCAAAAGAATGTGAAAGATGTAAAATCCAGGAACACAAACACATGAGAGCTAAACTTACTCATCACGAGTTCAACCTGAATTTGTCTCTGCGCACTTCCTTTGCACGTCGCTTTCACGATGCAGTCACAGGCTGCGGTTTCCTCAGGGCTCTGCCCCATGCGGCAGAGGTGCTGATCAATACCTCATGCCTCTTTTGATATTTGCTTTACAAAAATCCCAAACTCGGCaacaaaaattagtttcttcctgtgtttttctctgaagcacTGGGTCTAAATGGCCAAGAAACAATTAAGAGACCTTCACAACAACGTGGGGTGTACACCCCATGAGAGACTGATGACTTAGACCACAAAGCCTCTGACGCCAAGACCTCTGAGATGCTGGGGCCTGGCTTTACACCAGATTCGGCCCTCTCAAAGCCCCTTGGccaccacacaaaccccaaTGCTTCTCCATGCAGCATGAACACTTCTGCAGCTTTCCCAAACCACACACTGTATAGTAAGAAAGGCGCAAACAGTGAACTGTGTAAAGTCTCCACCTCTCTGGCTTGCCCACCATAACGCAGATACACCCTGCCAGAGGAAGGGCAGCATCCTGCTGTGAAACCACAGATCCTTCCCCATGTTTGGCACATCCTAAACATTGAGGCTTAGATTAAAAGCTAgagttacattttaaatataacttCTAGATTTAAAATAACAGGACTGTAAGGAAGTAAAAAGCCTGTGCTACTGCGTAGCGTCCACAGGCTGTCACACCTTAAAACACAAGGCTGTCTTGCTGGACTGGGGTGCAGATAAAGCTGAGAACTGTCTTGACAGGGAGGAGAATCAGGTATTTCCAAGGAAGGAAGCAGACTGCTGTAACCCCCTGTATCAGGCTTAACAAGAGCGCTCACAAAGACCTTCATGCCCAGTAAGCATAATCTAAATGGAGACCACCACTGTCTTAGGAGGATGGGCGGTTTGCTACCTGGCACAGGAATGCTAAGACTCGGGAAGTCCCAGCTTCCGTGCATATCCCAGAAGGAAGCACATTCCTGATGCTATGGATGCCTGCCTTACCCACCCGCTGTACCCTCTGGCTGGGCTCCCGGCCCGTGTCCAGGCTGCTTCCATTTCCTCCCCTCTCTGTGATCTACCAAATGTTTAAAGGTATTACAAAACCGGAGAAGAGGCAAAAACAGCCACAGAAATGCCTGGAGggcttgagaaaatgttttatggtGACAAATTTAAAGAGCTCAGTCTGGGCAGTGTGTCAAAGGGATGGGAGGTGAGTCAACTTCAACATATAGGCACCACAACAAGGGGAAGATATTGGGGAATAAGCTGGTCAGCAAGCGAAAACAACGCCTTTTATCAAGAGACAGCCTGACACAACCTCAGCTATATGTGCCAGCTCTGGCTACAGTTTAATAACATAGTACTTTGCTGAAGCAGAATTAAgatttcttggggttttttttgcctttccgAACTGTGCAGCAAAActcaaaacttctgaaaaacaggaaatgaaGAATTAAGATACACACCCACACAGCCTTAACTCTGCCTCCACGGAGCTGGCAGGAGCCCCCAGGAATGATCTGCAGGCATGCCAGCTGCAGTCTCGCGTGAGAACAGCAGCTCCACAGGCCAATGGGATTGGTGTGAGCAGCCTGGCAGAGCCACGGCTGTGATAGAGGCATTTCAGTGCTAAAAAGCCCAGTGCCACACATAGCAGCATCGCACACAACTTATGCAATGGACATCTGCATCGCACAACCAAGGGCAAAGACTGTAACATATGGAC contains the following coding sequences:
- the RGP1 gene encoding RAB6A-GEF complex partner protein 2; this translates as MIEVLAKLGRGPVFLAGEVLECMITFTNPLSASSTSASSEMLAWASAQIHCQFHASENRVALPPSDGSKHDVQAENETVFVPNRGERGQCILSTPPKILFCDLRLDPGESKSYSYCETLPIDGPPSFRGQSVKYVYKLTIGCQRVNSPIKLLRVPFRVLVLHGLKDYQFPQDEAVAPSNPFLEEEEGLKKDSRLADLATELLMVATSRRSLHLYNISNTRGKVGSFCIFKTVYKIGEDVIGTFNFSEGDIPCLQFSVSLQTEESIQEEYQRRRGQPVSFSTHARHQEACLHTAQSSFSLPIPLSSTPGFTTNIVSLKWRLHFEFVTSGESAGTCLVRGSQSEAVTWTGVEQMEVDTFSWDLPIKVLPTNPILASYVSQFSSTNSITI